The region TCTATGATTCCTCAATCTTGGATGCCACATAGGATTATTTAATATTCCCAGAATATTCTGTAATCTGTTAATCAAACAAACTGTTACCAAGATGTAAACCTATAACAGACAAGATGTCAGATCCTCATGTTAGGACATCTTATTCAACATGTTGCTGCTaagttagttttaccaaaattattGCCAATCAAAAATACAGAGAATTAACAATCTCCCCATTTGGAAAAATTTGGCTAAAACAACCAAATAAAATCAAACACACACATATCAGAAGCACATCAGGAAGAAATTTCATCAGGGATATTAGTCTATCAGAGGAATCAATAGAAAAAATATATCCTCGCAAAGAAAATAAATTCTCAGACACATTGATGTCAGGACATCATGTCTGACATCTcttcacaacaatcaaaatgtTCTAGAACAGGAACTCCCCCTCAAAAGCAGCcagtagttagtggttagtggttagAGCACATAGACATTACTCCACCTTTTTAGACACAATATGACAAAGGTAAGCATCTAACTAAAACATAGAAACTACATTAGCACATTAGCACATAAAGTAAAGTAGCACAAACAAAAGTGCACACAAGGGTGCTTGAAATCCTGGTCAGAgaacacaaaaaaaaacaaaaaaacaacaacacTGCAATTAAATATCTTTCTGACTATCTGAGTCTACAGTAACATACTCATCTCATTCAGCTTCTTTATCTTCATCATTCTTAGCATCATTGCCACCAGCAAAGTCCTCTATATCAACTCCAACATTTTCATCACCAATATGTTCAGCTTCCTTTTCCTCTTCATCCATCAAATTCTTGATCAATTTTTCAAGCTTTATCTTTGTAGCAGTGTTAGACCGGATGGAATCATACAATTCTTTGCATGTCTCCTTCAGTTGAGTAATAACGCTCTCCTTGGAAGTGGTAGGGCCAGGTACCTGAGAAGATGTCATGATAATATCTGGAACATGTGTTGCAGCAAACAATTTGTAATGGAGGGATAAATGATATTCCCTTTTCTTTAAACTATCAATAGGCATGAAGATTCTAGGATGTTGGTTTACGATTACCCCATAGATGAGTGATGGAAAGAAGATAGGCATCTTCACAGCAGTTGAGAAGGCCTGCTTCAGAACTTGTTCAAAAATGTACTTCCCAAAATCAAATGCTCTTCTTGTTCTAATAGCATATATAAACTTCTCAAGCCTAGTAGAGATGGTTGAAGTATGATTTGTAGGCACCCAGTTGACAATCCTAATCCTATGAAGGATTGCATACTTGACACTTAGCTTCCCGAATGACAACTTTCCTCTGTTTGGCCAGTGTTTCACCTGCTTGGCAGTTATCTCCTTGCACACTGGGTCATCTGTAACCTCTAGTTCAACCTGAGGTTCTTTAGTCCTTCCCAGAAACTTGTTGATTACAGCAGGAGAAAATGTCACTACATTTCCTCTAACATACACCTTCCTATAGTCTTCACTCTTTACATCATCACACCCATCAGGAATGGTCACCACAAACTCCTTGACTAGACCTTTATAGCAAGGACCAAATTTTGTGATAGTCTTCATCAAACCAGCAACCTCTATAAGTTCACAACCTCCTTATATTTTAGGGCATCCTTACCCAATTCCCTCTCTATAGCTATCCTCCTTTGAATAACATACTTCCATCTTTCATCATTCTTTACATAATGTAAATACACATTGTCCAGTGGAGCCTCGGGCACAACAACATAAGGCTTATTTAGAGACGATCTTCTCACAGGACTGATGTCATGGACATTCTCTTCGAAATCAAACTCAAAATCACTTGAAGAAACAACTTTCCTCTTCCTCATAGGAGCAACAACTTTACTCCATGATCTAGCAGGACCAACATGAGATTTTCCTTTGGAACTTCTAGATGGAGTGCTTTTCATACCACCTGATTTTCTTTTTATCTCCTTAGAAGGAGAATCTTCAAACATCACAACCTTTCCTTTTCTTCTCTGAAGTCTATTGGCTATTCCAGGAGCCAAGATGTTGGTAAGAGGTTCCTCATCAGATGTTAGGTCATCCACATTGATAACATAATCATCCTTCTTCTTACTCCTTCTTTCATGAGCATCTTGCTCAGGAACATATTCATCAGCATTTTCACTAGAATCACCATCAGGGCTAGTTTCTTTTGCCAAAGATGTTTGAAAATCTGGCAAAACATCTGAATCTACTTCCAACAACACATAGGTAACTAACTTCCGAAGGTCCTTATCAATGGCAATCCTTTCTGCTTCAGTTGGATTCTCAGTGACACCAGTATGCTTAGTAGGGTTTCTCATCTCAGAACCTTTAGACCTAGAACCCTCTTCAACAACAATTTTATCTTCACTAGGGATAGTAGGTTCAAAAACAAAAGGttattgtagcggtaaa is a window of Lathyrus oleraceus cultivar Zhongwan6 chromosome 6, CAAS_Psat_ZW6_1.0, whole genome shotgun sequence DNA encoding:
- the LOC127095311 gene encoding uncharacterized protein LOC127095311; its protein translation is MKTITKFGPCYKGLVKEFVVTIPDGCDDVKSEDYRKVYVRGNVVTFSPAVINKFLGRTKEPQVELEVTDDPVCKEITAKQVKHWPNRGKLSFGKLSVKYAILHRIRIVNWVPTNHTSTISTRLEKFIYAIRTRRAFDFGKYIFEQVLKQAFSTAVKMPIFFPSLIYGVIVNQHPRIFMPIDSLKKREYHLSLHYKLFAATHVPDIIMTSSQVPGPTTSKESVITQLKETCKELYDSIRSNTATKIKLEKLIKNLMDEEEKEAEHIGDENVGVDIEDFAGGNDAKNDEDKEAE